Within the Medicago truncatula cultivar Jemalong A17 chromosome 4, MtrunA17r5.0-ANR, whole genome shotgun sequence genome, the region TGGacaaaattgattaattaattttttaaaaattaaacattgaAAAATAGTATGGCAATAAAATGATTAGATGATGTACATATGTCCAACAAAACTAATTTTAATGTTCACCTTTTTATTTACACAAAAttcattacaatttttttagtatgaaataattaaatatgacagTCATAGTACCACAGAAGtattgtaaaaacaaaaaaaagtaccaTAGGCACCGGTGACTTCCTTTGGTCTCGACTATAAAcgaaaaaataataagtttgtGTGACTTTTTTTAGTATCGAATATAatcgaaaaaatataaattttatttacgtAGAACAAGATCCTATGAATgatagttttgaattttttcttatgatatcaaaacaaaattagcTACACTTAACTAAAATTCGTAATTAAGTGTAAAATTACTGAATCGTGGCATAATATCTGCCGAGGCTGCCTTATGTACGGAAGAGTGTGGGCAGGTCGAAACAACCCCTCATCTGTTTCTTTATTGCGACACTTTTGCCTCCCTTTGGCAGCTGGTCCGATCTTGGTTAGGCGTTTTAGGAGTAGATCATCAAAGCCTTCGTGCTCATTTTTTTCAGTTCTCATTACTTAGGTGGCGTGAAGACCTAATCGAGCCAATTTATGAACCAAACAAATCGAATTATATATAGTTCAAGTTCAACTTATTTAATTAACgaatttaattttcagctcaagttcGGCTCATTTGGTTTATTAACCAAGTTCAACGAATTAATTGTTGAGTCAAGTTTCGAACTATGTttgagttggttcggttcattgtcagCCCTAATTATACCAATCTTTAGGTAccaaagaggaagaaaaatttatatataagctTGCTAATGGACGAGAAAAAAAGATAAGACACCTAGATCAGGTGAAGTGTATTAAAGACGGTGCGGATAAAGTTTTGGTTTAGGAAAAGGATATAAAGGATAGATGGAAGAAGCATTTTCACAACTTATTTAATGAACGATATGAGATCTTACCAGAGTTTAACAGGCTAGACATCAGAGAAGAGGATTATAACTATAACTACTATTGTTGGATTCAAGAACATGAGGTAAAAGAAGCGTTGAAAGGATGAGTAATGACAAATCAGTTGGGCCAAACAAATATACCTAATGAAGTGTGGAAAAGTTTTCGAGATATATGAGTTGTGTGACTCACCTAACTTTTTAATGAGATTATGAAGACAAAGAAAATGTCAGATGAGTGCAGAAGAAGTTCTTTGATTCTAATCTATAAGAATAAGGAGGATATACAAAATTGTGTAAATTATAGAGGAATTAAACTAATGAGTCATGTCATGAAGTTGTGGGAAATGGTAATTGAGATTAGACTAAGGACAGAGACTCGAGTTAATAATCAACACGGGAATCAATGGAAGTTATTCCTCATTGAGTATATCGCTTACATGGTCGACCTCTCCGACAATGTTTTATGTTACAGATTGTTGGGCAGTTAAGAATCAAGTAAGCACAGCAGAGATGATGATGTTGTGgtggatgagtggtaagacaCTAAGACATGAtatgattaggaatgacaccatAAGAGAAAGTTGGGATAATACCTATAGTATAAAAgatggtagaaaataggcttaggtggtttgaGTATGTAGAGAGAAGGAACATAGATGTTGTAGTACGTAGAGTATATCATATGGAGGAGAGTCTAATCAAGAAAGTTAGAGAAAGATCTAAAAAGAAACTATAAGGGGAACTATTATGAAAGTTTTAGAGGTTAATAAATTTGATCCAAATATGGTATTTTATAGAACACTATgatgtaatttgatccatgtggtcgaccccacttagtgggataaggatcggttgttgttgttgtaattgtattctaattttgtaatttgatatttttcttatttttttacgTTAGAATATACTCGTAgtccaaaaaaaatgatatataggTTGAATTTTTTCCAAGCATGTTTACGACGTTAAAGTGAGTTAAGATTCTCTccatttgttaaaataaatgaaatatgcgatttggagagagatagacaaaacaaaatagtgaatattttaattaaatgggTCCTACTATGATTAattactttatattttttcaaggTATTTTATGTATTTATCTCTCCAAACGGAGGAAATAGAGAGAATTGTAAATGAAGATGATCTTGACTTCGTTAAAGTATGATTttacacaaaaatcaaatttttaattacgACTAGCGACGgattaattttgactttttattccccataattatgaatttctttaacaatccataattaaattgtctctcatttaaaaactataaaaaaatttggtgaAGGTTCTTGTGATGTTCTAaccatgcctacaaaattatgGAACGAAATTTGACCCATGAGTATATGTTTACCCGAAAcgaaaattgcaattttgcacgttttggttgaaaaataaaaataaattgaaacattttcAAAAAGCTATGAAACTTCACATatccattttatatatttttatacatttatcagcaaacaatttgctcaaaatttgatttttaggtcgagattttgttgttttgttttattgagttcttttaactttaaaaattcataattaatccgttcctagtaaaaaaaaaatctatttttttttgtgcaaaaCTATATTTTAACTTCCTAAGATGAATGGAAAAAATTTAACCTTTGGGTCGCTTTTTTGGACTTCTCGTATATTATTTGGTCTCAAATAATAAGAATATCAAATTACACGGTTATATTTTACAAGTCATTTTTTAGACTTCGTGTATATTACAAAGTTAATTTCAACAATTAAccgtaatttattttaatcattcctTCATCTTCAAAAATACCCTATAGTCACCAACCCCAAAATCACCGAAGTGAAATCCGTCTATATACATGCATCATGAGTAATATGtgtccaatttttttaaggaattaaatatgtttattatgGTGGATTCTAAGATGAGGGATCAATTAAGTCTCTCACCGATGTACCACTTTATTTAACCATTAGATTTAATAAGACCATAGGATCTAATTATTACTGATTACTCCTGAGTTCACACAATAAACCCCACAAGTGCCTATCATTTTGCCTTTAGATGTAAATAATATCCTTCGTTTTGTCTCAAATGAATGATTCATTCTTCTTGGCCATTGCCCATTGGTAACCATGCTCTGGTAGTGTATGGGTAGAAGATATCAATTTCACGTGATAAACAACAGTTCATATAGGACTAATATACTCAAAAACTACAATGGAATTCTTTTCTGTTGATGCTAATTCCTATAAATAttcttttgaaattaatttccTAATTGAATTCCTCGACGGTTATTGTCAAAATCCCTTTTCATtcctcaaatattttttctaaaatttccttgaacttgttttaattttactttcCATTAAGTGTGCGGCGGTGAAATCTGCCAGGCGAGAGAGAATTGGTTGCAGAAAGgagttattaaatttaaatccaGTGTGGTCATGTATAATGAAAcaatatgattttattaaatCCAACGGTTAAATAAAGTGGTACACCGGTGAAGGACTTCATTGAGCCCTCACTCTAGAATCCACCGTTTATTATaggttccttcaaaaaaaaatgtttattataggtgggaacatatttttatttttaaaaaagtaatgaaaaccACTTTAATGGCATGATTTTGAATTTAACATTtaaattggaagaagaaaagaaaagaaaaaaaaactgatctTTATAGATTAACCGTACGGTCCTTTTGTTTGTAACAAAACACACAAATTTCTCAGCATTGTTTCGTTGCTTTGAAATGATTCAATATGTGTTTATAATTATCAGATAATTCTGTAATGTAACtgaaaaatcgaaaaaaaatatgatcacGCCAAACTCTATTATTTATAATGAGGTTGTTGTATGGTATACATTACTTTGCcctagttttttgttttctgcAGACTCAAAGCAGAATGTCTTCCAAAAACCATTCCATTTTCCTCTTATCCCTGTTCATTCTTTCTACAGCTTTTTTTCAATCATCAGCAGTGAAAAAGGTAAAACTCTTGTcactattttctttcttttttgctcTGTGCAGTGCAGTGATATCATGTTtaatctaacttttttttgtttaataaaagtCTTACATAGTATATTTGGGATCACACGAGCATGGTGAAGGAGTTACTGAAGCCGATTTCGACCAAGTTACCAAAACTCATCATGAATTCCTTCAATCCTACGTGGGAAGGTACGCTacaaataatagaaaaagaaaatagaattgCTTGCACTTTTTGTTggttcaaatttgtttaagtaGAAAAAAGTATATGAATCAGAATTATGagaacaaaaccctaaaaagTTACACACAAACACTTCCTGCTTCTgtattttgttccttttttatttCTCGATTTTGAATTTAAACCAAGAGAGAATTATGTATTTtgttcctattttatttttcgcAAAAGGGAACGGTTTTTCTGAGTTTATGTTATTAATTTTCTATCCCTTGTAAACCATATTTTCTAACACGTGAGGGTCACGCTTTAATCAGTTTCCCTTGCTTTAactaagagcatccacaatgatAGTCCCTTTATAGGGACTCGAACTCCACGTTACACATCAATTatctatattttaataaaagtacctGTTAAAGACTCAATCACTCCAATGGAAGTACATTAATAAGGACTCCAATGAAAAGTATTTAAATAGACACCACTAACttacatcattaaacaaaactaatttatttattaaattataaattatctcataatatttaattataatccttaaaaaaaattaaattataaaatatttatttattcgtaTGAACTTAAATTTCTGGCACAtatgctaataatttgaaaatggaaaaattaacattacaaattttacattcattcgttaaataataataatttgtatgaattacattttatttaaaatgatgataaatagataaaataatattgacaacaactattaattttggtGACTCCTTAAAATATCACTCCTTTTTACAAGTGGGGCCAAGTagtacatattttattacttttttaaacgTGGGACCCGTTAGTTACTCAGGAGAGAGAAATAGTCCTTATATAGTTGTCCGTTCCAAGACTCATTTTTGTTCCTCCAATGGAGGGTCCTTAACGGGGAGTGGTTCTTGTTAAGTAAGTACCCTCATTGGAGATGCTTTAATAGGTACAACTACGCTTTAACGATTAACTTGGACAATATTAGGCACACATACACataaaagtagaaagaaaaaaaaatttgagaggaaaagtagaaaaaattaaaattaagaaaaattaaataaaatatatttttaagatgatTAATAGCTTGTTTGGAACTACCGTAAACTTTGTATTTTCCCATTTTGAGACAATTTTTGCAGTGAAAAATAGAAGCTACACAATGTGGCTTCTGATTTATCGTATGTCTACATTGTGGTcatcatataaacaaacataGGCTAAATGATTATATGTGCATGTGttcaaataattttgattttacttCATGAATCAAGTattgacttaaaaataaaataagtattacaaactatttttttaagaaaaaaaatatttgaaagagaaaaaaagagaagTTGGTACAAACATATTCGAGCTTTAGGTGGTGTTTATTTGAAGTAAATTAGATTTACTTCTAGGAATAATATTTTTGAGAATATAAGAAGACTTTTTATGTTTGTtagtaaaaatttattaaatggCATTTATGGGAATAGAAGACTTCTCCCAAAGAAAATGATGGGATAAAATTTCAACGGaacatctttttttaaaaatacctaaaataaaatgttcatcCTTAAATTTTAAAGAAAGTTATTcctatgaataaaaatataggaAACTTGAAAGTTAATCCTTGCATTGTAAATTGTAATGCAGTCATGAGAAAGCAAAAGAAGCAATGATATATTCATACACAAAGAATATCAATGGCTTTGCTGCTTTCCTGGAAGAGAAAGAAGCTGCTGACATTGCAGGTAACCTTCAAAATAACTGATGATATGAATGGAAGAATATCAATGTgttgtttttcctttcaattatGCGTTTGATATTGCAGAGCATCCAAACGTTGTGTCAGTGTTGTTGAACCGAGGAAGAAAGTTACACACTACACACTCATGGGAATTTATGTCACTGGAACACAATGGTGTGGCTCCTTCTCATTCCCTCCTTACAAAAGCTAGATACGGTGAAGATGTTATTATTGGGAACCTTGACACTggtaaaattttatcattttttttcttcttcttcttgtatCTACCATTGTTAACTTTTAACTATATTATTATGACTTTGTTATTTTGCACACATATACTACgtcaaatttcataaaataaaatagataattaatATTGTTCAAATTACGTGTTTATTAACTTATAATTTTCAAGTGTTATTactttgtttcttgttattGGTGATGGAGTTTTGTATTTAAACTTTGTTGATCTTCCTTGACACATACTTTGTGTTAAGAGGCGCatcttttgttgtttaatataagtttcattttagtgtgtttaaaaaaaaaacacatatattcATTAGTCACAATATAAACATGAAAATCATGGGTTATAATTAGTTCAAAAGccttcttaatttttttcttaattaatagATAACATTGTGActaatcaaatatttatttgaacaTTGTTAACCATATAGTATTTTATTGTGCAATTTTATGTCAAAGTTTGTGAATCATAATCCAATTTCTGGCCATACATGTTTTTCAAATAGGAATTCATTgcacaataatttattttgtgcaACAAAACATGTATGATTGTTTTCATCGGAGTTTAATTAAATTTGTGATCCATGTAATGTAGGTGTATGGCCAGAATCTCCGAGCTTTAGAGATGAAGGGATAGGGCCCATTCCCTCAAGGTGGAAAGGAACTTGTCAGAGTGATCACACAGGCTTCCGTTGCAACAGGTCCActcttttaattgtttataaagtgtaaaaaatatgatgaaagtatttattttatttaaaagaaataaattaattgatgatAATTAAGTATGCTATGTGTTCTGATCAGTTAGTTACACATTCTTTACTATCGCTAATTATAGTATTGCTTGTGTTTACTATATGTCTCTAAGATTAAAGCAAATTAATAGATATATCACCAGTGATTCTGATTTgtatcttaaaaaaatcattttaaaatgtgCCATCAAATGTTTTGGTTAAACCTTTTAATGTATATTTCATGCAGGAAGCTTATAGGAGCAAGATACTTCAATAAAGGTTATGCTGCCTATGCTGCAGGGTCAATGGTACTACAGAACGGCACACTTGATACTGCACGAGACAATGAAGGTCATGGATCTCACACACTATCAACAATAGGAGGAAACTTTGTTTCTGGAGTTAATGTTTTTGGCTTAGGAAATGGAACTGCGAAAGGTGGTTCTCCCAAAGCAAGAGTTGCTGCTTACAAAGTCTGTTGGCCAGCAATTGATCACAACGGATGTTTTGATGCTGATATAATGGCAGCCTTTGATATGGCTATTCATGATGGAGTTGATGTTCTTTCCCTTTCTCTTGGTGGTGATGCTTCTGATTACTTTGATGATGGCCTTTCAATCGCTGCATTTCACGCAGTTAAGGAAGGCATCACTGTGTTGTGTTCAGCTGGAAATTCAGGACCAACACCTGGAACTGTTTCAAATGTTGCACCTTGGATATTAACTGTTGCTGCAAGTACCATAGATAGAGATTTTGATGCTAGTGTTCAACTCCATAATGGACAACACTTTAGGGTATTAtccaatttttcttcttcttttgacaTACCATTAATTAACCAAGTCGTCAAGttttccattttcttctctAATATTTCCATTACTGATTGATTATCAGGGAGATAGCCTTTCTATAGCTTTGCCAGAAAACAAGCTTTATCCCCTCATTACTGCTGCTGAGGCAAGATTGGCTGAAGCACCAGTTGAAAACGCGTAAGTATATACTGGTTGTATTTACGGTCTAGTTTGttgtttaacttatttttggaatgGTGAATGTAAATATAATTAGTTGTTAGTAATGTCAATGGAGGATTCAAACTGACATCACCTTATCTCTCAAATTTTCCATTGTGTAGTACTCTATGTATGAATGGAACAATTGACCCCGAGAAAGCAAGGGGCCGAATATTGGTTTGTCTTAGAGGAATCAGTGCAAGAGTGGAAAAGAGTTTTGTTGCTTTGGAGGCTGAAGCAGTTGGAATGATTCTTTGTAATGATCAGTCTAATGGCAATGAGCTTATTGCTGATCCTCATTTCCTACCTGCAACACAGATTACTTATGCAGATGGCGTTGCTCTCTTTGCCTACATCAATTCAACCAAGTAACTTTTGTTGCTCTCTCCTTTTCTCATCCCTTCATTTGTATAGTTGGTCTTCATAGATAATTCAATTATTTCAACATTGTTCTCTTAACACCTTACCTTTAATCAATGTCGTTATTATCACATAACAGGAATCCACTAGGATATATTCATCCACCCACAACAAAGTTGAACATAAAACCTGCTCCAAGCATGGCGGCTTTCTCCTCTAGAGGGCCTAACCCAATCACACCAGAGATCCTCAAGGTTTGCCTATTCTTTCATTATTAATTTCAAACATTGCGTCATAAATCATACTACATATTTTGTTTCCTAACTTAGTATTTTCCAAATTACACGAGTTGGTCgtagtttcattttctttctttcacctcacctttttctttttgattctTTAGCCGGATGTAACCGCACCCGGTGTGAACATTATTGCTGCGTACTCAGGAGCGATTAGTCCCACAGAATTGGACTTTGATAAACGTAGGGTTCCTTTCATTACCATGTCTGGAACATCCATGTCATGTCCTCATGTGGCTGGAGTTGTTGGCCTTCTTAAGACTCTCCACCCCAACTGGAGTCCATCCGCTATTAAATCTGCAATCATGACAACTGGTAAGTTACCTAACACCGTTAGGTTACTCATGGAATTATGATATGATTCATTGAGAATTACTCTATCTGATAATATGATGTGTTTTCTTTCAGCTAGGACAAGGGACAACACTCACAAACCTATCCTCGATGATACTAATGTCAAGGCAACACCATTTGCTTACGGTTCTGGTCACATTAGACCAAATCGTGCCATGGATCCTGGCTTGGTCTATGAGTTAAACATCAATGATTACCTAAACTTTCTTTGTTTCCTTGGTTATAACCAAGCACAAATTACTATGTTCTCTGGTACTCCTTATCATTGTGAAGATATAAATATCTTGGATTTCAACTATCCTACAATAACAATACCTAAACTCTATGGGTCAGTTACTTTGAGTAGGAAGCTGAAAAATGTTGGACCACCAGGCACATACACTGCAAGCCTCCGTGTACCCGTTGGACTTTCCATATCAGTGCAGCCtaagaagttgaaatttgacaaAATTGGTGAAGAGAAGAGTTTTAGTTTGACAATTGAAGTTACTAGATCAGGTATGGCTACTGTATTTGGAGGCCTAACTTGGTCAGATGGCACACACTATGTTAGGAGTCCAATTgcagttggaggagttaaaggttaggttagattttattttatttttagggaagTTAGATTggaattttattattagatttAGGTTTGCATCAATTagtattgattttttattgttggaggattggaagaaaaaaaagtaaactcatagcttgaaattattgattttatttattactagTCATTTTCTCTGAgttgaaattattgaaaaaaaagtaaattgcaatttttttaatttcggaGACAACAAAATACGTGCTTgcaattttttctatttaaggTTTTGTATACAAGGGCTTAAAAGATCATTAAATATACTCTTAATCaagttttaaaaagttttagtataaatttagttttaatttgagGGGTTAATTTCACCGTCCATGTGCAGAACTATAGCCCACCAAAATTGTGGAGAAAATCGAATCTGCAAAAGAAAGTACCAAAACAACATAAGTGGGTTTCAGCTAAAGCTTTTACCAAATTGATGTTCCAGCTTCACTTAAGTGAATATGCAATGATGGAGTTGGAAATGGCTTAATAGATCTatcggtcccttaacttatttcttttattcaatttggtcgcATAAGTCTCAACTTTCTCAAACatgtcccttaacttatttcttttattcaatttggtccaattttgataattttaatcccctaaaaaaagagaccgtataagattttatagtgtatcgccaacacctaatttatttactttcttcttcctctttcctCATCTTCATGCAACATTCAACAATTTTCATCAtccacataaaaaaaaacccatttttttttcttcaaaagcaATTTCTGgtttagaaaattaaatatatgtcatACACATAATTCTTTAAATCCATAAGTTTTCAATAGATTATGAACATCAAATAAACCAGAAGTTCTCAATTCAAGATCACTGGAAGTTTTCTTATGATGTCTAGGAACAGTTAGTTTTAACAATCAAAGTAACAAAACGAGCAACAAAAGCAGCGGACAATATTATCACCTCCCACTTACACatgatcttcttctttttttttcttcagtgtttattctttctttcttataaaCAAATTCCTAAAAATGAAACCCATGTTatcaatttaattaagaaatcaAAACTCTGAATTTTCTTCACCTTCGTCTTCTTCATTCTTGGATCCCTTCAGATCGGAACCATTTTCTGTTGGGATTCCTTCAGTTTTTTTCGAGATTCATTCCAATTTGgatttagttttattgctttggtttttctaGGTTTGAATCTAGGTGTCTGGGTTTGAGAAATCACGATTCTTTTGATGGGTGGGTTTCGGAAAATCATCCCAAAAGGTTGAGTTGTAAATCATATACCGTGATGTTGTGCATTTTGGAAATAAATgaagttgttgaatttttttgggATTTGGCTGagaatatgaagaaaataaagggtTTGGGTGTTTGAAGTGGAGAAGATGCAACTTCTGGAGTAGCCCCGCATAATTTCTCATATAAGTTGTTGGCCGTTGGCATTCACTCTACAAAACTAAAGGATAAATTGAGTTAGATGATGGTGGCGGTGTTTATTCTAGATTCAAGGGTTTTTGAGAGTAGAAGACATGAAGATTGGGGTTTTAAAAGCATAATTTGATGAagataatgtaaaaaaaattgagagaaggaaaaaaaaaattatgaagatgaCAGAAGGATGAATGTAGATAAAGAtgaaagaagaataagaagaaagtaaataaattaggtgttggtgatacattataaaatctgatagaccTTCGTAATTCATTGGTCTGTTTTTTAGAGGATTAAAAGTATCAAAATTAGACcgaattgaataaaagaaataagttaaggggtGTGTTTGATAAAGTTAAGACTTATGagatcaaattgaataaaagaaataaattaagggactgACAGATCAATTAAGCCGTTAGAaatctactccctccgtcccaaattgtatgtcgctttggaaaaaaaatttgtcccaaattataagtcgctttacaataccaatgaaatattaatgttacttttcctattatatccttaactattaattactctctcttctttcaattatttcatttatcttttccataccatttattaaggataattttgtaaaacaactcataatttcacttccccacacaatattaattacatttcttaatacgtgtgaaatggccaaaacgtcatacaatttgagatggagggagtattaattagTATATGTTCGTTGTCTGTGATCCTGATTTTAAGGTTTAGGTCTCCTTGTCACATGCAACAAAACACTGCcaaataaccctaaaaaaaaaacagtgacaAATAAGTTGATGTAATTGTATAATTTAATTACCTCGCTTAAATCAAAGTAAGAACCGGCGTCCTCCTTGAcataattcaattttaaaacttttagaGCAATTGGTGCCGTCATTCATAAATTGGTTAGAGAGCAT harbors:
- the LOC25494346 gene encoding subtilisin-like protease SBT5.4, with product MSSKNHSIFLLSLFILSTAFFQSSAVKKSYIVYLGSHEHGEGVTEADFDQVTKTHHEFLQSYVGSHEKAKEAMIYSYTKNINGFAAFLEEKEAADIAEHPNVVSVLLNRGRKLHTTHSWEFMSLEHNGVAPSHSLLTKARYGEDVIIGNLDTGVWPESPSFRDEGIGPIPSRWKGTCQSDHTGFRCNRKLIGARYFNKGYAAYAAGSMVLQNGTLDTARDNEGHGSHTLSTIGGNFVSGVNVFGLGNGTAKGGSPKARVAAYKVCWPAIDHNGCFDADIMAAFDMAIHDGVDVLSLSLGGDASDYFDDGLSIAAFHAVKEGITVLCSAGNSGPTPGTVSNVAPWILTVAASTIDRDFDASVQLHNGQHFRGDSLSIALPENKLYPLITAAEARLAEAPVENATLCMNGTIDPEKARGRILVCLRGISARVEKSFVALEAEAVGMILCNDQSNGNELIADPHFLPATQITYADGVALFAYINSTKNPLGYIHPPTTKLNIKPAPSMAAFSSRGPNPITPEILKPDVTAPGVNIIAAYSGAISPTELDFDKRRVPFITMSGTSMSCPHVAGVVGLLKTLHPNWSPSAIKSAIMTTARTRDNTHKPILDDTNVKATPFAYGSGHIRPNRAMDPGLVYELNINDYLNFLCFLGYNQAQITMFSGTPYHCEDINILDFNYPTITIPKLYGSVTLSRKLKNVGPPGTYTASLRVPVGLSISVQPKKLKFDKIGEEKSFSLTIEVTRSGMATVFGGLTWSDGTHYVRSPIAVGGVKG